Part of the Papio anubis isolate 15944 chromosome 6, Panubis1.0, whole genome shotgun sequence genome, GATTTGGAACTCTCTCTTGTTATGTTTATATTAGGCTTTATTTTAAAGGCAAGTGAGACTGCTTCAAATAAAACAACTTCAAGCTTCCAAGAAACGGTtaagaggaggcagagaagagcAGAAACACTTCTTCACCGACACTTACACTGTTGCCATGGACCTACATAAGCAGTGGGAGAACACAGAGACTAACTGGCATAAGGAAAAGATGGAATTACTGGACCAATTTGACAATGAAAGAAAGGAATGGGAAAGTCAATGGAAGATTatgcagaagaaaatagaagaggtaCACTTTAATTTGTTGTGGATGTACTGTAATGTTTAAGTGCAGGATGAAAATTCTGTTGACTGTTTTGTATTGGAAactcttttgttttccttattccACCTAAGAGGTGCATTTCTCAGTGATATTTACTAGAACAAAAATAGCATAATCTTATCCAGTGGCATTGTAAGGATTATTTTATATCACTGCATGAAAATTAAGCATTTGAAATGTCACTCTAAAATGTTTCAACTTATTATTTTCTGATGAGAGAGCTTTTTTATCAAAAGTGAGGTATGTATTTTGTATGAGTTTTCAAATACCAGGGCCAGGACTAAAATGCAAGAAAGATATACTTGGTGGGACATAGATTAGTAAAATTATAATTGGGCATTAGAACATAGATCTTTCCTAAGAAGATTTATGAGTAATGTCTATTAAAGGAAATTACATGTTAGATAGCTCAGTATAATCAAAAGGAGTATCATATATCAAACAGAAAATGGCAGTAGACATGAGATGTATTCTATTAAGGTGTGCACATTTAGTGGCATATTTATTGGAAAAGGGGTTATGAAAAATAACATGACTCTGACACAGTCATTTTGTTTCCGTTAACCCTCCCTCAGTCCTTTGACCCTTAAATATTTCCTTCAAGCATTTGCATTGATGTATATTCAAGCTTTTGCACCAACAGGAAACAATTTATGCTTATCTTGCTTTCTTTTGGTAGCATACATAGTATTGACTTTATATGGTTTTATGCACATTACCAAAGTTGTTACTTTAAGACTTCTTGACCTTTTTTGCAGGCAAAGTAAGTGCTTTATGTGTTTATAGTTCTGTCATGTTTCTTATTAACAGCCGTGTAATTGACtgtgaataaaatatgaattggCACAGTAGGAAGAAAGCTGAAGAAAAGTAACTATTAAGCCCTTCCTCTAAAATAGAGCTGAGAAGGCAGGCATGTAGTATATGATTAGGGATTATAGGAGAATATATACTTCTTGTCCCTCTATAGTTTGGAAAATGTGTCTACTTGCTCCTTTAACCCCTCTACCCATACTCAGATTGGATCAACAAAGAGATTCCCTGGTCAAATCAGAATTCAAAACTCAAGTTCAGTCAGAAACTGACCCGTAGTCCTAGGTCATTGCCTCCCAAATGTTTGGGAAGTTCAGTTGGTAACAGTCTCAGACAATTCTAGCATCCAAGCAAAATAACTAAGGGATGCAGGATTAGTCTACCAATTTTTAAAGCCATGTAGTTAAAAGAAACTGCTGTCTGATTAAATTTATTACTGTCCAATAATGATTCTGACAATTCTATAGAGTTCATCTAAGGTAAATATTAGCCTTATCAATTAGCAGGCACGAAATATGTTTTAAACATCAAATTATACCTCATAGAGATAACATCTCTTTCTGTATCAGGGAGACAGAAAagctgtcatttattttttatcttggaGAGTAGCTGTACTGCTGTTTATATTTTGCTGCCTGTGCTATACAGCTCCATAGCTGGGAATTTGTTTAGATAATGTGCTTACCCCTAATGCCTACAGATGATGCTTTTCAATAAAGACTTGAATACCAGCACTGTGCTACCCTTACTAATATATATGCCAAACATGTATAAAAGGTACCTTCTTACAGGCTTCAAAGCTGGGGTAGAAAGATCAAGGAAAACAAGAGGAAAGTTTCTTCACATGTCACAGAGAatcaagataaatttttaaactaaaattaagaaatcaaCACTAGGAAAAATAATCTCATGCCACAAGCATAAAAGACTGTATTTGTTTAACATTTATCACAAAGTTCTATATGTTAAATCAGATGTAAATTATTAAGTCATGTACTACAGATTTGTAGATTCCCAGGTATGCACATATATCTTCAGTGATTTTAATATCTAATGAGAGGATATAGTATTGGCTATTAAAATGCTCATAGTTCACTGTTCAGCCACTATCCACAGTCATTGCATTTGCTATGGCAAAACCAAGGTGTTCATACTTGGATCATGTGAAATTTGAAATAATCCAGATAGAAATTCTGGATAGAACTTATAGacatctgggatttttttttttttttttttttttcccacactgTAGTCTCCTGCCTGTATCCATTGGTAGAATAATCAGGTAACCATTGACAAGGGCTGAGTACCAAGTAACTTAGATTACTTTTGTACAAAATAGTTTTCCATCAGTAACATTGTTATTTGGTTATTCATACCTCACATAAGTCCGCAAGAAAATTTAAGATGGCATAAAATTaggtataatataaaatatgcaaaaacaaaaatagaaagatgagCTGAAGACAGGAGGAAGGATCGTATATGAAATGTACCAGTGAGTCTTTCTAGTAACTAACAAAAATTATCAGGTACATATACTTTCAAATTCAAATGATAAGGCAAACTTATTTCCCAGGAATAGCACATTTTTCCCTGGTTTTGCAACTAAAGCAATTTTGTTTTCACTCATGACTTCTCAAAAACAGGACAGTTTCACCAACAACATCCTTAAATTTAACATGTCACTTTTtagcccgggcgcggtggctcaagcctgtaatcccagcactttgggaggccgagatgggcagatcacgaggtcaggagatcgagaccatcctggctaacccggtgaaaccccgtctctactaaaaaatgcaaaaaactagccgggcgaggtggcgggtgcctgtagtcccagctactggggaggctgaggcaggagaatggcgtcaacccaggaggcggagcttgcagtgagctgagatccggccactgcactccagcctgggcgacagagtgagactccgtctcaaaaaaaaaaaaaaaaaagtactttttagGGTGGCTTCTTATAACCCTCAAGGTCAGCTCAAACCGTAATGCCCACAGAAGTTCAGTACAAATAATTTGGCAGGGACCAAACAATCGATTCATGGCTGCAGTTTGATGCTATCCTGATTTCATACAATAAATACTAATAAATTTATaagcataagaaaaataaatgcaccgTATATATTTCAGGCATCAACTCTAGTGCTTCTCTCAACTGAGTTACTGGTATTTATGAAGCAGCAATAAATCTGTTATATTACTTGAATAATACATGTAGTGTAGATATTGATTGTGGCTGTTAAATATAGAGTCATTTGCTTTGATAGTCATCTGACAGTCTTTTGAAGTTTGACAAGCTTTTACATGACTCAAGCCTAAAGAGAAAGccatttctttcctctgttcaGAAGTGAACTGAATGAGTGTGTGCAGGTTTAACTAAGATCTCATAAAGAAGTCATCTGGGTTCTACTTTAATACAGACTAAAAGATGATCAAAGCCTTGCAGTTCTATTATATCACGTAAGGTTTTGTCATATTTGTTTTAATCTGGatgagaaactttttaaaaatgtgtatcaccttgacattttttaaaaatctcagtaatGTCTAACCCTCACCAATGTAATTGACCAACCAAAGGAAACATCTTTTGACTGACAAGTGACTATTTAAGGAACAGAGTAAGTTGACTTACTATATGAGATTGTCAAGCATTTAGACAATTAAATGTTAGTGTACAAGTGGGACCAGACGTTTGGAAACTATGGCTTGAATGTTAAATTCTTGCTTTTCTCTGAAAGCAATTATATAGTATGGCCAGTAATTGATTCAGGTCATTCTAATTTTGTGACAGTGTTTctgtatttatatacaaatacagatttatttcattttttgaatgatTGATTGCTAGTCAGAAAGAATTAGCATCCATGTGTTGCCCTAATAAAAGTAGCCTTTATGTTTCATCAAACTTGTTCCAGCTAATCCATATTTTAGAGGCACTATTTAGAGGCCGAAGCATTAATACCTAggaagtatattttaatatggcAAAGAGAACTCAAAGTGGTTTGCTTAGTATCAAGAATATTAACAAAGTGAATTAAGGgaaaagaagttttaattttgttttctttttcttacagctTTGCCAGGAAGTAAAACTTCGGAGGGAAATCAATATGAATGAACGTGCTAAGATCATTGATCTTTACCATGAGAAGACCATTCCAGACAAAATGATAGAATCTTCCCCAAATTACCCCGATTTAGGACAATGTGAATTTATAAGGACAAATCACGAAGATggtctgagaaaagaaaataaaacagagcagAGCTTAGTCAGTGGAGGAAATCAAATGTGTAAGgaacaaaaagcaacaaaaaaatcagaagtagGGTTTTTGGATCCTCTGGCTACAGACAACCAAAAGGAATGTGAGGCCTGGCCTGTCCTGAGGACTTCTGAGGAAGAGAGTAAGAGCTGTTCTGGCGCCCTCAATACAGTAAGTAAGATGTGATTGGCCTAGAACtgtttctaaagaaatatttacatttcaaagtgcTAACGGGCTGTTGCTTATATGTGTAAAGGCTCTTGAAGAACTTGCGAAGGTTAGTGAAGAATTATGCAGCTTTCAAGAGGAAATTCGAAAGCGGTCTAACCATAGAAGGTAGGCTggtacatattattattttagatgggtaaataaaaagaatattgtttTTAGTTAATGAATCCAAACTGCCTCCTCCTTACATGTAAGAATTAATgagttattaaaatgtattatctagGGTGGGAGATAgaaactttaatttcttttttttttttttgcttgtttttgagatggaatcttgctctgtctcccaggctggagagcagtggtgtgatctcagctcactgcagcctctgcctcccagtttcaagcgattcccctacctcagcctcccacgtagctgggactacaggcaaaaaccaccatgcctagctagtttttttgtatttttaatagagacgtgatttcaccatgttggccagcatggtctcgaactcctgacctcaaataatcccctgcctcagcctcccaaagtgctgggattataggcgtgagccaccacaccaggccagaaACTGTAATTGTCTATTTCTCTGTTCACTAATTCTTAAAGCAAATCTTCCAATTCCCTTTGTAATCTATTAGTAATACTTTACTGTTTTTGGTGTTTAATTAAGGAAGACCCTctataaaaaaatcagtaagtaaCCTCTAAAGTAGTTCTTTCTCATTCTGAGCATTTGAGCAATGAGAGTGTGCAACTGGACTAATTCAATTAAACGTATCATTGAACGATGTCAGATTTAACAGTGTGGCATTTTGCTTATATAATCATGttctactaaaatatttaatgcttaagagtactttattttacttcaatTAGTATTTATATAATGGAGGCCTACATACTTTTCAGAACAACATAgtataaatatgtacacatgtacacatgccaCAAAAAAATGCTGTTTCCATTTGGAAACAATATATACTTACAACAGTAAGTTTTAGCCAAATTAACAAAGACATTGGAATTCTCTACAAGTTAAGTAAAGATGGATTATTCTAGGATCAACATTTATCTGTCCTCATGGGGCAGTATGCTTCATTTAGAAAGCTACACAAATGCATTCCCTTATTTTTCATTAGTTGTTAGGAAGCTCAGAAAGAATTTTTGTGCTGACTTGCAGTAGATTTTTTTAGCCAGTCTTGTTTTAAACATAACTTTGTCCTCTATTTGCCCATTTAGTTTTGTTTCTATTCTCTGTTAATAGGTATTTATCCACATTTTATTGTAAGCTATACCATAATCTTTTATAATTTGAAGAGGtataaatatgatttatatttatcAGTGTGATTAAGTTTGAATTGTGATATTTAGCTTATTTAATATAACCCAGAAAAGACTTaacaattttcttttacaaatcaCACCTAATATAAAGTTCTTATTGTCACCCCATGGACTTTAGAACAAGGTTCAAGATATTTGTAATTCAGAGACATTACAATTTGGCATGACCTAatgtttctctcatttttcattaTCCTCCCCACTCTGCTTTATAATTCATCCATATCAAAGTACTCATTTTCCTTCGAATAGCCATAGTATTTACtccttttgcattttactttaatCCTATATGCTTTTTACTCAAGTCATccaaaaaatttttacttttttttcaagcCCAAATGACACTTTCCATTTGGAATTACTCATGCCTCATTGCACTTTTATTCAGATTTCTATCTGACtacttaaaatgttatttcacatTCAAGGAGAAGAACTTGAGCTCACATTACATAATGAATAAGAATTCAGCAGGCAGAGAGGAGGTAAGGGAATGGCAAGATAAAAGCTACAGAAAGGGAAATGCCAGTAGCAGAAACCCAGGAGACTACATAGTTCAATCTCAGGGTAGGTGAAGTCTCAGGTAATAGTGAAAATGAGAGAGGAGTTTGGAAAGAGTTTGAGTCAGAGTATGTAGGGCATTGAATATAACACTGAAAGGTAGACTTCATTCTACCATAAAAGGACTTGAAGTTTTTAACTGGgagatttatataaaaatgatgtATGAGGGAGTTGTGAATCCTTTTATTATAGCAGAAACTCATTGCTTTAGCCATGGTTGCTGTAGAGAGCTTATTGTAAATAAAGTTATAACTAATACAccatgttttattgttgtttaggATGAAGTCAGATTCTTTTCTCCAGGAAATGCCAAATGTAACTGATATACCTCATGGGGACCCCATGATCAACAATGACCCATGCATTCTTCCAAGtagtttagaaaaagaaaaacagaaaaataggaagaatCTGAGCTGTACCATTATGCTCCAGAGCAATTCTGCGAAAAAATGTGGAATTGATACAATcgatttgaaaagaaatgaaactccACCAGTTCCTCCTCCAAGAAGCACCTCTCGAAATATTCCCAGCTCAGATTCTGAACAAGCCTatgaaagatggaaggaaaggtTAGACCACAACAGCTGGGTGCCCCATGAGGGTCAAAGTGAAAGGAATTACAACCCTCACTTCCCTTTGAGACAACATGAGATGTCTATTTTGTATCCAAATGAAGGGAAAACTTTGAAAGATGGTATCATCTTTTCCTCTTTGGTACCAGAAGTCAAAATAGATAGCAAGCCTCCAAGTAATGAGGATGTTGGACTTAGCATGTGGTCATATGACATTGGGATAGGTGCAAAAAGGAGTCCCTCTACTTCATGGTTTCAGAAAACCTGCTCTACCCCCAGTAATCCAAAATATGAAATGGTGATCCCAGATCACCCTGCTAAATCTCATCCTGATCTTCATGTAAGTAATGACTGTAACTCCTCAGTGGCAGACAGCAGTAGCCCACTTAGAAACTTCAGCTGTGGCTTTGAAAGGACTACAAGGAACAAGAAGCTGGCAGCAAAGACTGATGAATTTAACAGAACTGTATTTAGAACAGATAGAAATTGTCAGGCAATACAGCAAAATCAAAGCTGCTCAAAATTATCAGAGGATCTCAAGCCCTGTGATACTTCATCTGCTCACACAGGTAGCATATCACAAAGTAATGATGTGTCTGGTATTTGGAAAACCAATGCCCACATGCCTGTGCCCATGGAAAATGTGCCTGATAATCCCACCAAGAAATCCACAACAGGCCTAGTAAGACAAATGCAGGGACACCTAAGTCCTCGCAGTTATCGGAATATGCTCCACGAGCATGACTGGAGACCGAGTAATTTGTCTGGCCGTCCAAGGTCAGCTGATCCCAGGTCAAATTATGGTGTTGTGGAAAAGCTGCTGAAAACCTACGAGACAGCAACAGAGTCTGCACTGCAAAATTCTACGTGCTTCCGGGATAACTGGACCAAATGTAATTCTGATGTCAGTGGTGGTGCCACATTAAGTCAGCATTTAGAAATGCTCCAAATGGAACAAGAGTTTCAGCAAAAGACAGCTGTGTGGGGGGGACAGGAAGTGAAGCAAGGAATAGATCGGAAAAAGATAACAGAGGTGAGAAAGCAAATAACATAATTTGGTAGCATCCATATTAGTAATGGCTCTGAATTCTGTTCATATGTGCCATTCATATAAACAGAATGGGGGCACAAGTTTTGGACACTTCTTAGCCTCTTGACCCtgtttgtaaataaatataactcAACATGAACCTTGAAGGTGTAGTTTTTAAGACTGAGAATAGTACATTGTAActtttgaaaaattctgaaatgtgATAACATAAATACAGTAAGTGGATTTAGGAAACTGAAGAAGATCAAATGTTTGTTcttgaaaaaatattcagaatggACATTTCTTGATTTgtagaatttcattcttttaaaggtTCTTTTTAAGtgtgtggaaaatattttaaaaatcattttcacttTTCAGTTATTAACTATGATTGGTTCAGTCATTCTCAGCATTTGACTCGTGTTCTTTCTCATAGGATTAGTCACATTAATATGAATATGAGAAATACACATCATTTAACAGTGCCTAATAGAGTCCTCTTATCTGTGGAACTAAAagatagtatatataaataaggTTATTCTTATTTCTATGTATTCTTAGCATAGAAATtgaccaaaaaaaccccactcaAATGGACATTTTAAGTAGACTGTTATCTTTTTTGTTCCTGTCTATTTATGAGAGTTTAATATTCATCAGTTATAGGAGAAAAAGAAGTCGAAGAAATTGGTATTTACAAAGAAGAGTTATACAACACTCTCTTTTACTCATATAATGTTTAAGAACCTAACAAAAAGTTACGAGGTgacatattgttattattaaccAATACTTCAACACTCCTAGTTTCATAGAATGCAGTGGGTATGCAGCATGGTTTTAAACTATTGTGCAAGTTGCTTCCTTCTGGTGTAAAAACATTACTATGTGGATTTCAAATTCTGCAAAAATATCAGTTTTCTTCCATCTTATGAGAAATCTTGCCTGTCTTTATAAGGTGCAAAAAATATTctgcttttgtatttctctgcttTTTAGTTGAGCCCATCAATGCCTGCAAGGTCCTGTAGCTAAAGATGGGAAATACATATATCTGTACGATAACCAAACAAAATTCTCATTAACTAACAAGAAATAATACTAAATGATTTCCCTTTTTGCATTCGTTGGGAGTTTGGCAGGGAGGTCCTCTACTCGAGATCCTTAGGAGCAgcttttgttttcgttttttgttcTTCCCCCTGTAGGAACAAATCTAAAAAATaggtctccaaaaagaaaaagaaactgcagGTTACTGTCAGACCATGgctaaaatagtaaaaataggaGGCCATCCTCACTGCCTAGCTCATAtgaaagagcacaggctttgtGAGGTCTAAGAAGGGTCAATAAGAACCAAGTGTATAAAGTGTGTCATGGAAGCTTTGTACTTTCGTTTTAATTTTAAGGACCAAGGAAggcttttttttccattaaaataaaaggaaagaaggaaggaaataaaagaaaaagaagaaaagtgaaggaaaaggTTCTCTCCCATCAGAACATGCCCAAGAGATAGGAATTTTGTATTAGTAATTAGAATGAAGatgtatttaaaagcattttaatgataattttaaggTTTTGATAGTGCCAGTGGAAAAAAGCATCAGATTAATCATTTGGTTTGTGTGCCTTTTGCTTACCACCTCTAAAAGTGTCAATAACTTGACATGAATGGTTTCttctataaattatctttttatttttaagtaacacTGTAACCTCCTCATCGCCCACTAAGAAACATCTGTATTTCCATGATATTCAAGTTACttaacttgaaattttaaatCCTGAGCTCATCATTAGTTCTACAAAGAGATTAACTGTATTAAAATTTGTCAGTGTGAGGAAAGGGACAAGATTATCAAATGGCATATTCTGTATTAAAAGTGAATTgctttaaaacattcaaaaccaCAAATATTAGACAAGTACCTTCTTTAGTTttcaatactttttctttcttgtaaatttactAACAGACTAATTTTATAGTTGAGCTCATCATATATGAAGCCTATTGTTGGTAGCCAGAGAGTGAGGAATGTTTTCACTTGCGTCCTAGGAATCCATGTCAG contains:
- the KIAA0408 gene encoding uncharacterized protein KIAA0408 homolog, whose translation is MDLHKQWENTETNWHKEKMELLDQFDNERKEWESQWKIMQKKIEELCQEVKLRREINMNERAKIIDLYHEKTIPDKMIESSPNYPDLGQCEFIRTNHEDGLRKENKTEQSLVSGGNQMCKEQKATKKSEVGFLDPLATDNQKECEAWPVLRTSEEESKSCSGALNTALEELAKVSEELCSFQEEIRKRSNHRRMKSDSFLQEMPNVTDIPHGDPMINNDPCILPSSLEKEKQKNRKNLSCTIMLQSNSAKKCGIDTIDLKRNETPPVPPPRSTSRNIPSSDSEQAYERWKERLDHNSWVPHEGQSERNYNPHFPLRQHEMSILYPNEGKTLKDGIIFSSLVPEVKIDSKPPSNEDVGLSMWSYDIGIGAKRSPSTSWFQKTCSTPSNPKYEMVIPDHPAKSHPDLHVSNDCNSSVADSSSPLRNFSCGFERTTRNKKLAAKTDEFNRTVFRTDRNCQAIQQNQSCSKLSEDLKPCDTSSAHTGSISQSNDVSGIWKTNAHMPVPMENVPDNPTKKSTTGLVRQMQGHLSPRSYRNMLHEHDWRPSNLSGRPRSADPRSNYGVVEKLLKTYETATESALQNSTCFRDNWTKCNSDVSGGATLSQHLEMLQMEQEFQQKTAVWGGQEVKQGIDRKKITEESMSVNTSHGKGFSRPARPANRRLPSRWASRSPSAPPALRRSTHNYTISLRSEASMA